GCTGGAGCTGAGCAAAGCGCGCAGCCCGGCGCGTACGACCGGATGATCGTCGACCAGCAGCACCGTCACCGTTTTGGTCATGTGTGCTCCTCACTCGTGGCTACGTGCAACGGTATCCGCGCGGCCACCGCCGTACCGTCTCCGGGCGCGGACTCGACATCGAACGTGCCGCCGAGCGCGACGAGCCGCTCACGCATCGCGCGTAACCCGAACCCGGAACCGGCAGTGGGCGACGGCGCACGTTCCTCGTTGGCCGCGTCGAAACCCCGACCGTCGTCGACGATGTCGAGGACCACCGCGTCGGAGTCATAGGTGAGCGTCACACCCACGCGACGTGCCGCCGAATGCTGGCGCACGTTGGCCAATGCCGACTGTGCGACCCGCAGCAACGCGACCTCACTCACCGAGCGCAGCGGCACCGGCGTACCGGCGACGTTGACCGCCCCCTCGATGCCGGTCTGCTCACCCAACCGGTCGACGAGCCGGGTCAGCGCGGCGACCAGCGGAGCGTCATCGAGCGCGGCTGGGGCGAGCGCGTGTACGACGCGGCGCGCCTCCTCGAGGTTGTCGCGCGCGGTGGTCTCGATCTGGGTGAAGAGCCGACGTTCGGTGAGGTCATCGGCCTGGGCTATTCCGGCCCGCGAGAGCAGCAGCACCGACGAGAATCCTTGCGCGAGGGTGTCGTGGATCTCGCGGGCGAGGCGGGCGCGTTCGGCCAGTACGCCGGCTTGCCGTTGTGCTCCGGCGAGCTCGTCGCTGGTGTGTAGGAGATCGTCCTGCACTTGCATCAACTCATTGACAAGTTGCTGCCGCGCGTGACTCTCGCTGGTCAATCGGCTGTAGGCAAGCCCGAACCCAATGGCAACGGCGGCGCCGAAGATCGGTCCGAGGATCTGCGCCGCCACGTTGTTCGGTGCCTGAGTAACTTGTACGACGATGACGACCGCGGTCAGCAGCGCGATGAGCGGCACGGCGGCACGAGTGGGCAATAAGTGCAGACACAGCAGGAATATCGCGAACACAACCCACGAGAAGTCAACGCTCAGGAAGATCAGGAGGAGCCAGCCCAGCGCCAGTACGCCGAGCCAGACGGCCGCTCCCGTTATTGTCGGCCAGCGCCGCGCGATCCATATACCGGCGACGTACCA
This window of the Antricoccus suffuscus genome carries:
- a CDS encoding sensor histidine kinase, yielding MPSIDLSHSTDPSPVLRAMQIGQHVLFGTLLLLGAIRGAQTDHAGWVITGAILLALWYVAGIWIARRWPTITGAAVWLGVLALGWLLLIFLSVDFSWVVFAIFLLCLHLLPTRAAVPLIALLTAVVIVVQVTQAPNNVAAQILGPIFGAAVAIGFGLAYSRLTSESHARQQLVNELMQVQDDLLHTSDELAGAQRQAGVLAERARLAREIHDTLAQGFSSVLLLSRAGIAQADDLTERRLFTQIETTARDNLEEARRVVHALAPAALDDAPLVAALTRLVDRLGEQTGIEGAVNVAGTPVPLRSVSEVALLRVAQSALANVRQHSAARRVGVTLTYDSDAVVLDIVDDGRGFDAANEERAPSPTAGSGFGLRAMRERLVALGGTFDVESAPGDGTAVAARIPLHVATSEEHT